A single genomic interval of Legionella israelensis harbors:
- a CDS encoding L,D-transpeptidase, producing the protein MKQTLLTILTIILFTFGFTVHSKRYGEMLCHEPEYFCIKTRYGESWYTLFPHPEERDIVRRINRMNTSLKPGTIIAIPKNLERLTIYDVSPFPRYIEPSGEKTIYVSQKQLAWGAYDAAGELIWWGPISSGKDNCSGARGSCQTPAGSYRIIRKQDIDCVSTAFPRRSDGNHGGAKMPYCMHFFRGYALHGSTIVPGYRDSHGCVRMFIEDARWLNEEFIDLPGGGMRGTRVILDSPH; encoded by the coding sequence ATGAAACAGACCCTCCTGACTATTTTAACAATCATCCTTTTTACATTTGGTTTTACTGTGCATTCAAAACGCTATGGCGAAATGTTATGTCATGAACCTGAATATTTCTGCATAAAAACCAGATATGGTGAAAGCTGGTATACATTGTTTCCTCATCCTGAAGAACGGGATATCGTTCGGCGTATTAATCGAATGAATACCTCACTGAAACCGGGGACTATTATTGCGATTCCTAAAAACCTGGAAAGATTGACCATTTATGATGTTTCACCCTTTCCACGCTACATTGAACCGTCCGGGGAAAAGACCATCTATGTCAGTCAAAAACAGTTGGCGTGGGGTGCTTATGATGCTGCTGGCGAACTCATATGGTGGGGGCCCATTTCTTCTGGAAAAGACAACTGCTCAGGAGCAAGAGGCTCGTGTCAGACACCCGCAGGGTCCTATCGAATTATCCGAAAACAGGATATTGATTGTGTTTCCACAGCTTTCCCTCGCCGCAGTGACGGAAACCATGGCGGTGCCAAGATGCCCTATTGTATGCATTTTTTCAGAGGCTATGCATTACATGGCAGCACAATAGTACCTGGATACAGGGATAGCCATGGTTGTGTACGAATGTTTATTGAAGATGCTCGCTGGTTAAATGAAGAATTTATTGATTTGCCCGGTGGAGGTATGAGAGGTACACGTGTTATTCTTGATAGTCCTCATTAA